The nucleotide sequence TCCCATTGTCCATAAGTCGACACGTGGCATTTATTAAGCAAGATTATTTAGTACTATCTATCTTAAAAGACTAGTTAGTATTACTCTTAATCTGTGTCGACATTTAGTcattaaaatagttaaaagCCTATCACACCAAAGATTGTCTCAAACTCAAAGTAATGTTTAGTTTTCACATGTCGAtccaatatattattttgtcctTCTATATCCCAagagagaaatatatttaagaaaaaaaaaaagtataacaatactTTTTCACACACGTTTCATTAATAAACAAAGACGTTGCTTTCATCGTTTCTCTAGCCGATTTCTagattctcctccaccaccatttTACCATTCTTTTAAATTCCTTACttcaatcaaaaattttattatatctcaCAAGCCtcttcttttctatctaaaacGTCTCGCATGAACAAGAAGGATAAATCGAACACAAAGAAGATGAACATGATCATCAAGAACAAGATGGATGTCAAGGTCGAGACCAAGAAAGGATCGATGGATGAGTGGCCTGAGCCAATCGTCCGAGTCCAGTCCTTAGCCGAGAGCAACCTCTCTTTTCTCCCCGACCGCTACATCAAACCGGAGTCTCTACGCCCCACAACGACCGAAGACGCTCCCGCCGCTACCAACATCCCAATCATAGACCTTGAAGGGCTTTTCTCGGAAGAAGGGTCGTCCGATGACGTCATCATGGCTCAAATATCGGAGGCTTGCCGTGAGTGGGGGTTTTTCCAAGTGGTGAACCACGGGGTCAAACCGGAGCTGATGGACGCGGCTAGAGAGAGTTGGAGAGAGTTTTTCCATATGCCGGTCAATGCGAAAGAGACTTACTCGAACTCACCAAGAACCTACGAAGGGTATGGAAGTAGATTAGGTGTTACGAAAGGAGCAAGTCTTGATTGGAGTGATTATtactttcttcatcttcttcctcaccaTTTGAAAGACTTCAACAAGTGGCCTTCTTTTCCTCCCACCATAAGgttcctcctctcttctttaatcattttttctttctctttttttttgttttcaaatgagtTTTAGTGATaagaactttatttttttgggggaGTGTGAGTAGAAAGATCCATTTATATTACTAGAAACAAGTActgtatatagtttttttaatctttaaactGTACGGACAAGTAGTACAATATAGGAAAACTTATCCTTTTtaatagttttgatattttttaagttCTTGGTGAGTGTGAAAATACTGTTATTTTCCATAAAGCAAGTGTtgctctcttttgatttttcacGTTAGGATATAGTAAAATggaaataatttaatttttatttattttattttacgcaaaaaaaaatagagaagtgATCGATGAATACGGGAAAGAGCTAGTGAATCTAAGCGGGAGAATCATGAGGGTGTTATCGACAAATTTGGGATTAAAAGATGATAAGTTTCAAGATGCATTTGGAGGTGAAAACATTGGGGCATGTTTGAGGGTTAATTATTACCCAAAGTGCCCTCGACCGGAGCTGGCTCTTGGTCTCTCCCCTCACTCTGATCCTGGCGGTATGACCATTCTCTTACCGGACGATCAAGTCTTCGGTCTTCAGGTTCGTAAAAATGACACGTGGATCACCGTCAAGCCTCATCCCCATGCTTTCATCGTCAATATTGGTGATCAAATTCAggtaaattatttgatttattgcCGTTTTTGGTTATTCTTTTCCATGTTGCtaataacaaattatttaacatttaaaaaaaattaaagtaagtaTGTGTCACAAAATATTTACTAGATACATctcataaattttataaatacttaaTCGTTATCTTGTGTCAGAAAAAAGTTGTCTATAAAGAAAAGGACAAATGCGAAAGTTGTTATTTGACAACGAATGAATAAGATATAAGCTAAAAGTCGCACGTTTTAGACATGTTTTTAAACGCAAGTTTGATACACAGCTACCACTTGGTGCCAATTTCTATgcctttttgatttttcaacaaaaatgtaattattaaCTCATTATTCCGACAACTGAAATTACGTCCTTTTAGATCTTTTCTGTCAAACCGGTTTTTATggacaatttatttatatatatatcggcaatattataactttataagAAAGTAATTaggatatttcttttttttttgtggacaaTCGTAAGTGGCTGTCTCTATATTTATTACGAAACAAATAGTACAGCAAATGCTTCATTACGCACATGTTTGTGTTTGGCTGTTTGCCCATGTTGCAAGATaagaaatgtttatttatacGTACATAACAcgattttaaaaacaaacatcacATGTGTATATTTGCATTGAAATTTTGTGAATACAACTTAACTTTTAGAACGTCTTCTTTATACAAAATAGTatagatattaataatattgtGTGGTGTCTGAATTTTTCCTTAGAATCAAACAATTTACGTGTTGCCATGATAAAAAAATTGCAGATACTAAGCAACGCAACGTACAAGAGTGTGGAGCATAGAGTGGTCGTGAACTCGAACAAAGAGAGAGTTTCACTTGCTTTCTTCTACAACCCTAAAAGCGATATTCCGATCCAACCGTTACAAGAACTTGTATCCGCTCATAATCCTCCTTTATATCCTCCTATGACCTTTGATCAATATAGACTCTTTATTAGAACTCAAGGTCCACAAGGCAAATCCCATGTTGAATCTCATATTTCTCCTCGGCCTcgttaattgttttaatttttctttcttccccataaagaaaacaattaatgttttgtaatttcacGATATATTACATCTGACTTGTATATGTTACAATCATcatttatattatgaattttcAAAGGATCGATGATTTTATCTTCAAGCAAATAACTAATATTACTGGATTACGTTCAGAGACTCATTTTATACAACtagtattttcttatatatatattgtttatgtttcaAATGGCAGCTATCTATTACTATTAGTTTGTATAGTACgcaattttttttcacatagtatatattgtattaaatcTCAGAATTTAACGTCTATCAATATCATTTGCACacattttatttcttaattaatgCGTCGTCATGTTTGAAAAACGTGGTATATGTTGATAGTGATCATGGTACAGCTagtttataaaactataatagaAGTGTATAATTGTTGAACTCTAAACGTCACAGATAATATCATTGAACGgtgcttaattaactaattcaAGTATAAAGATTTGTCACAAAATGTATAATTGTTGAATTTCAAACGTCACATGATATTATATACTATGCAATATGGAATATCTCTGAGAGGTACTCTAATTTTAATTGTGATTATTTCGACCTAACAGATTGTTggaattgaaatatatatgtttaccgAATCTCGTACTCGGTaatgaaaatgattaaaagCAAATAAATCTAACAACACACACGATATGATATGAATCtgttaataatacaaaaagaaattgCTCCACAACCGATGTAATAAACTTTAACCAGAGCTAAActctaaaacaaacaaacagatcgACCAATATGATATGAGTATGCTAATAATACACAACAATGCTTGGCCTCCTAATTACCCCCCTGTGGATGATATTCTAACACCAAAGCCACACGTCTATTATATTGTCAGCCTCTCATTCCCATATTGGTTTTCTTTGGATCAATCATTACATACAAATATGTCAAACGTTTGCACTACACATACTATATAGtctataatatattacatacatTTATATAAGAATAAGATTACAGTATAAACAGTATTAAATTACAATAACTAGCATGTGCGCTTTCGAGTGGTGGTTTGGCCCAGAGTGTCTATCAGTTGAGTCAATTGTGATTACATATATAGGTGGAtacgaaatatatattttagaaaatgcaAGTTGCATTTTCATTCACACTATCGACGGTGGCTTCAATTCAATGTATTgaataattcaaatttatacagaaaatacTCTACGTtaagtttgattttataatagtGATCCCTTCTATTATATAGTTTgatcttttactcttttaagtTAACTAAAGCTTAACTAAAATTCAGATTAAAATTGCAtgtcataaaattaaaataactaaaaatggcagtagagactagagagactACGTGGACAGAGATTTAGTGATGGAATAGTCAGCAAATGGCAACAAATGGCTCCTGGATCAATATACAGTACTTTGAAAATGTGGCTAATTTATCagtattttggttttgtgacaccaaaatatatacaatgTACATAACAccactaattattttttattttttatttcagtaAAACCACATAGTTAAAATTATCCATGAGATTATGATGATCaatcatacatatatgattttttctttatagcCTAAAAGAGATTACACATAAACGATGAAAACAGAGTCATACTACATATACAAAACACATGGCATATTTGATCAAAAGATGAGGAAGCTTTCTAACCAGCTGATGTCTCTTTGACTATTTCCCTCTTTCACTACTAATTTTATAACGCCCTTTGAGAATCTAAGGCCAAATAATAGAGTTTTGTATTCATACATTAACAAAAGGATGTTTTGCAgtaatttaaaaccagaaataaaagaaaagatgatatatGAATGAGAAGGGAGAAAAGATGACTCACACTCTCTCACTGTCTTCCTTTCTTAGTGCAGCAAGATGGGCATTTGTATTGCTTGATGTTATCTGCTTTGGCTGGTGTTATCTTCACACACTTCCCATGGTACCAACGTTCACACACATCACAGCATATCCAGAACTCGTCGTTTGTGTAGTTTCCTCCACAACTTCCACAGAGTGTGTCTCCATGCtcgtcgtcttcatcttcatagCTCTCTTCCATCAATTTCGGTGTGCTCTTTGTCTGCCCTTCAATTGATCTCTGCAACAATTCAAATAACACCGAAACTCAATAATTTTGTTCAAATGGAAGAAGATTGACAAACCCTTATCTGTCTTTGAGTGGTAAAAGAGTATTAGAGAGTTCATTTGGATACCTTAACTCCGTTTCTGGATTTGCTTCCGAGATCCATGCTTGGTTTATTATCTTTGGTTGGCTTCCTACCAGTCACTACTTCAAAGAGAGTTGGGAGATCGTTGATCAAACTAAATAGACGTTTCCTGCCCATCATTGAAAACAGAACATACAATATAAGCTCATAGACCCATTATTATCTACAACTGTCGATTTACATTGAAAGGGATGCTACACCAAATGCTCTTATAGAATCATGAAGCAAATAATGCTTTTAGGATAAGTAATAAGACAGTGAATACAAAGATGTCAGCTCAGAGAGAACACACTTGTATTGACAAAAAGGGACCAAATTTAACCAAAGAATCAATGTAGTAGCCATTTATATATCCAAATGACGCACGAGACATAAGGATTTGTGAAAAATGGTATGCATCGAAAGAAACTTAACCTAAGGAGGAAAGAAGCTAATTGGCAAGGTAGAGCTAGAGTGAAAGAAAGAATCAGGAAACAAATAGTGATGACACAAGCTCATGAGACTGTCCAAAGACAGCTTTTTTTTCGTCATCATCAACACCACATTCTAAGTAGCAAGCACAGTAAAACTATCTGCCACATTATATGAAACAAGCaagaaacgaaaatgtaaaACGTACCTCTCATTGCGATTAAGGCGAGCACCGAagtaagaagaaacagagagtaaCCAACAATCACTGTGGACAGCAACTAAAGAGAG is from Camelina sativa cultivar DH55 chromosome 20, Cs, whole genome shotgun sequence and encodes:
- the LOC104768756 gene encoding flavonol synthase/flavanone 3-hydroxylase-like, with product MNKKDKSNTKKMNMIIKNKMDVKVETKKGSMDEWPEPIVRVQSLAESNLSFLPDRYIKPESLRPTTTEDAPAATNIPIIDLEGLFSEEGSSDDVIMAQISEACREWGFFQVVNHGVKPELMDAARESWREFFHMPVNAKETYSNSPRTYEGYGSRLGVTKGASLDWSDYYFLHLLPHHLKDFNKWPSFPPTIREVIDEYGKELVNLSGRIMRVLSTNLGLKDDKFQDAFGGENIGACLRVNYYPKCPRPELALGLSPHSDPGGMTILLPDDQVFGLQVRKNDTWITVKPHPHAFIVNIGDQIQILSNATYKSVEHRVVVNSNKERVSLAFFYNPKSDIPIQPLQELVSAHNPPLYPPMTFDQYRLFIRTQGPQGKSHVESHISPRPR
- the LOC104768757 gene encoding PHD finger protein ALFIN-LIKE 1, which produces MAAESSNPRTVEEIFKDFSGRRSGILRALSGDVDKFYSLCDPEMENLCLYGHPNGTWEVNLPAEEVPPELPEPALGINFARDGMQRKDWLSLVAVHSDCWLLSVSSYFGARLNRNERKRLFSLINDLPTLFEVVTGRKPTKDNKPSMDLGSKSRNGVKRSIEGQTKSTPKLMEESYEDEDDEHGDTLCGSCGGNYTNDEFWICCDVCERWYHGKCVKITPAKADNIKQYKCPSCCTKKGRQ